In one Gemmatimonadetes bacterium SCN 70-22 genomic region, the following are encoded:
- a CDS encoding bifunctional ornithine acetyltransferase/N-acetylglutamate synthase, whose amino-acid sequence MAFHEPPRFPRGFRCASRNVGLKPTARDLTLFASDVECSAAALFTRNHFPGAPIILGRETIRGGRLRAVIANSKCSNVATGDEGVRRARRMAAAAAAELGTSADRVLVSSTGVIGVPLPIEKIEAGVPGMAGELQDDPLLGAEGIMTTDTHPKALSASVGKATITWVAKGSGMIEPNMATMLAYIFTDAAFSPEALDRMLRAAVHVSFNMLSVDTDTSTSDTCAILANGHAGPVDEGDFQAALTAGCIRMTEILARDGEGAEHLIRATVRGARNDDEARRVAKSLVNSPLVKTMVHGADPNVGRLLMAVGKCFEVPVVANRTDAWINGFPVVQGGMRLAFDDATVRATLASEVVDLVVDLGVGTATAVAYGCDLTKGYVEENAAYYSS is encoded by the coding sequence ATCGCATTCCACGAGCCCCCGCGCTTCCCGCGGGGGTTTCGCTGCGCCTCCCGCAACGTCGGCCTCAAGCCCACCGCGCGCGACCTCACCCTCTTTGCCAGCGACGTGGAGTGCAGCGCGGCCGCGCTCTTCACGCGCAATCACTTTCCCGGGGCCCCGATCATCCTCGGGCGCGAGACGATCCGCGGCGGGCGGCTGCGCGCCGTCATCGCCAACAGCAAGTGCAGCAACGTGGCCACCGGCGACGAGGGGGTCCGTCGCGCCCGCCGCATGGCGGCGGCCGCCGCCGCCGAGCTCGGGACGAGCGCCGACCGCGTCCTCGTGAGCTCGACCGGCGTCATCGGCGTCCCGCTCCCCATCGAGAAGATCGAGGCCGGGGTCCCGGGCATGGCCGGCGAGCTGCAAGACGATCCCTTGTTAGGCGCGGAGGGGATCATGACCACCGACACGCACCCCAAGGCGCTGTCGGCGAGCGTGGGAAAGGCCACCATCACCTGGGTGGCGAAGGGATCGGGGATGATCGAGCCCAACATGGCGACGATGCTGGCCTACATCTTCACCGACGCCGCCTTCTCGCCCGAGGCGCTCGACCGGATGCTGCGCGCCGCGGTGCACGTCTCGTTCAACATGCTCTCCGTCGATACCGACACCAGCACCTCCGACACCTGCGCCATCCTCGCCAACGGCCACGCCGGTCCCGTGGACGAGGGCGACTTCCAGGCGGCGCTCACCGCCGGGTGCATCCGGATGACGGAGATCCTGGCCCGCGACGGCGAGGGGGCGGAGCACCTCATCCGCGCCACCGTGCGCGGGGCGCGCAACGACGACGAGGCGCGCCGCGTGGCCAAGTCGCTCGTCAACTCGCCGCTGGTCAAGACCATGGTGCACGGCGCCGACCCCAACGTGGGGCGCCTCCTCATGGCGGTCGGGAAGTGCTTCGAGGTCCCCGTCGTCGCCAACCGCACCGACGCCTGGATCAACGGCTTCCCGGTGGTGCAGGGAGGGATGCGACTCGCCTTCGACGACGCCACGGTACGCGCGACGCTCGCGAGCGAGGTCGTCGACCTCGTCGTCGACCTGGGAGTGGGGACGGCGACCGCCGTCGCCTACGGATGCGACCTCACCAAGGGGTACGTCGAGGAGAATGCGGCGTATTATTCCTCATAG